A stretch of Lysobacter sp. K5869 DNA encodes these proteins:
- a CDS encoding phosphoglycerate mutase family protein: MKTFAAPLLLAAALATLAACASAPSAPPPGGARYIVVRHAEKASDDPRDPNLAPAGRERAQRLAARLREEPLRAAYATAYRRTQQTAEPAAREHGLQTIVYDAKLPAAEFAARVRNEQPSGATLIVGHSNTAPDIAAALCACAVEPMPETEYDRRMIVEIDPQGRATLRIERDR; this comes from the coding sequence ATGAAGACTTTCGCCGCACCGCTCCTGCTCGCCGCCGCGCTGGCCACGCTCGCCGCCTGCGCCAGCGCGCCCTCCGCGCCGCCGCCGGGCGGCGCGCGCTACATCGTCGTGCGCCACGCCGAAAAAGCCAGCGACGACCCGCGCGATCCCAACCTCGCGCCCGCCGGCCGCGAGCGCGCGCAACGCTTGGCCGCGCGCCTGCGCGAGGAGCCGCTGCGCGCGGCCTACGCCACCGCGTATCGCCGCACCCAGCAGACCGCCGAGCCCGCCGCGCGCGAACACGGCCTGCAGACCATCGTTTACGACGCCAAGCTGCCCGCCGCCGAATTCGCCGCGCGCGTGCGCAACGAACAGCCCTCCGGCGCGACGCTGATCGTCGGCCACAGCAACACCGCGCCCGACATCGCCGCCGCGCTGTGCGCCTGCGCGGTCGAGCCGATGCCGGAGACCGAATACGACCGGCGCATGATCGTGGAGATCGACCCGCAAGGCCGGGCGACGCTGCGGATCGAACGCGACCGCTGA